The Labrus mixtus chromosome 14, fLabMix1.1, whole genome shotgun sequence nucleotide sequence TGTATCAGTAAGTTTACACAGCTTGGACAGCAGATAGTTTTGTCATACCAAACTTTGTACTGAAGCaactttctttccttttatttgCAGCAATATGCGGCAGAAGATATCCCCCCTTGTTATGTCCTTTGGATTTCGGTGAGCTTGTCTAGTGAGGGTAACAACTGATGGTTCTTTCCATCCCTAATTGGTGATGCCtaatgtttctcttttgtctCCTCTTGCAGTGTATTCGGGGTGATACTGATAATAGTGGACTTTGTGCTGGTGATTGTGGATCTTTCCCTGCCAGCCAAAAGCAGAGATGTTGGCAATGCAATAGAGGCTGTGTCACTCaccatctctttctttttccttgcCGACGTCCTCCTGAGGATCTATGTGCAAGGGTAAGTACACTTTTTAGTAATGTAGCTGTAAATTCAggcactgctttttttttttttagtttccccATCTCACAGTCTTCCTATAAATCTCGGCGAGGCTTGTCAGGTTCTATATTTGTTGACACCGTGTTGGAACAGGTTGAAATATATGTTGTTTACTCGCAGCCTGTGAATGGGAGAACATAAAACATTCGAAAGAGTGATGCAAACATTCCCAGAATTGTGTGTCAGCAGAAATGAAATGTGGTTAGCTGTTAAACGGGAAGTTGTGAAAAGGAAGCTGAGCAGGAAATGTATGACATGTAGTTGGCTGTTCCTCGGGACACTTTCTGACTAGTACAGTTTCACTGAGTAAATACTTTCCCCCACAGTGCAGTTTTTCTTATCATTTCAAATTCAGGTTCATTCTATTAATTACATGAGTTggacctttttttccccccccagcTTCATGTTAATAGTCTTAACTGCCTTCTAGGTTTAAAGTGTACTTCAGCTCCAAGATGAACATTGTGGACGCCTGTGTTGTGGTCATCACGCTGGTGGTCACTATGATCTACACCTTCTCAGACCTGTCAGGAGCCAGTCTCATTCCCAGGTACCTGTTTCCCCCTGCAAGCCCCACTTACAGACATTTAACACAGTTGTGTTAGACACGTGTTTTCTATCCTCTTATTGATGTTCTGCTCCACAAACAAAGTGCCcccacacaggtgttttcactCATCTGTTAATTAAACATCTCTTCACTGGCGCTTAATCAACAGCTGCCTCACTCTCCTGTTAGCTGCACCTGTAAGCGTgggatttttctgtctttctactAATCTGTCCATGAGTTTGGTGTCATCGTGATTCTCACATGAGCTCCATCTGATGTCTAATGAGACAGGATGATTCAAAACACCTGTGAGGAAGAGTGCATTTTTTGAAATTGTTTTactctgtggctcagtttgtagtATTCACAAATTTTGGGGACGGTGTCAAAGCAGAGTAAACGATATCGTCCTCCTCCTAAACCGTTGTGCttaatttttaatttcacttaCATCTTTCAGTCCAATTCAAACAACTTTCTTAACCCCTCTCTGGGCAATTAGTTTGGAGCAGCATGTACatagaaaacataaataaagacaccAGATTGGATATAAAAGCACTAAAATTACCATTTGTGATGCTAAAAGGATTAAgtcagtaaaatataaaaaaaaaaaaaaaacacctaagGAGCATTCTGTAATCTGGTTGCGGAATGGATGAAAGATTTAGAACGACGGTTAGTTTTACTGACAGGTCAAACTTAACAATGTCCTGATGGCAACAGAGAAAATTCACATTCACAAAAAGCACATGACCAGAAGAAGCTAGAATACTCTCGGCCTTGCAGAGGATCTCTGCTGGTTACAAAATGAGTTCCAATCTGTCTGTTTCACACGGATAATCTTTGAACAGATTTTAAAGATGCTGTTCAGACTGTTCCTGCCCTTCACTGAGAGGCTGTGAAAGCAGcagataaaagagaaacaaagccGACTCTCAGTGAAagactgataaaaaaacaaatgtcacaGAATTACAGGACTGACTGGAAATGATTCAGTTTACTTAAAAGGTGAactctgtcttcctctttttaCCAAGCTTCAAACGTTTCATACAAAACAactatttgacttttatttcaaGACTTTAACTCTTTAAATTCAATTGTGTGATCATAATAGATCACTTTTTAATGTTaagaaaaaccaaaaaactgaatgaataaatgaagaatGGAAACCTATCACGACAGTTATGTTCTGTTGTAACGGCAATAAGATGAAAATTGATGAAGTAATGGATTGGTCTCTTATACAAGATGAGGTTCAAGCTcctaaataaaagaaagacatgCAATAGGAATTAACATTGGAAAAAAATGGCTTAAATTAAAACTTCAAATAGCTTAAATAAAGTATTCCAACTTGGTTAGGCTCAAGGGTTGAAGGGCTTTGTTTACTGTTGATGTGTTTCAGGGGTTTGAGCAATAAAACTTGATTTTTAATTAtgattttttataatctgaTGGTAATACTATTTCAGTTTTGATGTTGGAGCCAAAATGTGGGTTTACGTTGCCATTATTAtattttcctttgtgtgtgtgggttccTCTACTGAGCACTCTGTGGAGCCTGGGTGGATGCTGTGCTTAAAGCCTCCAGTTGATAGCAGACAGGTGTTCAAATGAGAGCAGACAGTTTTTCAATCATGTCAATCTGTCGTAGTTTAATCTGATCGAATTAGACGTAACCAACTTGTTTATTATTTAGTTTGATGTCGaaattgtgaaaaataaacGGATTGAGACATCCAAATTGGAACGACAATGCACTTTGGTTTATTCCTTGGAGGTGAGCACGTGTCCAAAAAAGCTTCCACGCTCATCCCTCAAGGGTCTTTTTTTAGACAGTATCGGGTTTGTTAAAATTAATCACTATACCCAATTCTTTCTCAACGAGCAGAACGTGTATCAAAAGGGTGTTTTGTTGAACATGTCTATTCTGTTTAACCTCAGAGTGAACTATGAATAAATGCAGTGGGTGTCACATTTCCAAGAAATGCATCCTCAAGCCATTTTAGgcatatatatatcaatatctTCAAAAACTGACTAGTGATGTAACATTGACTTGAGCCAGATTGCGCGGTCATGAAACTGCCCTTGAGTAGGTTGAGCTCCATAAAGCCTGTTATTGTTCTTATggtaatgttaaataaatacttgTTAATGCATTAAGATGTTTGGTTCAGTATAATGTATCCTCTGTTCCTTGTCAGGGTGGTGACATTCCTGCGTTTCCTGAGAATAATCATCCTGGTGAGGGTTTTCAGACTGGCAGCTCAGAGGAAAGAGCTGGAGAAGGTCACCAGGAGGATGGTAAGGCCATCATACCAAGCTTCTTCTATCCAGTTCACTAGAGTCTTGTTGATTGTTAATGTGCAGAATTCTGATAATAATATGTATCAGGACACCTTGTTGGTCTTTGTGATCATCCACTTTGTTAATTCTCTCAGGTTTCTGAGAACAAGCGGCGTTATCAGAAGGATGGATTTGACCTTGACCTCACCTATGTCACAGGTATTTGTTACATGTGAAACAATGTTAATGTGTCAGAAGTACATTATAATACATAAcacatttgaaatatatttaacataTGTTTGCATCTCTACCCCTTTCTTTCTAGACCGCGTCATCGCCATGTCTTTCCCCTCCTCTGGGAAGCAGTCTTTCTACAGAAATCCAATAAAGGTTAGTCAGACACAACTTTGGGACGTATAAACTTCCATtattcacaattttttttttttcaaacgaATCCATTCATATGAACTGttgttacaataaaaaaatagaccCTCTAAGTGTTCACATACCTCTGCAGGTGTTTTAAcctatttctcctctctctctctcccctcaggaGGTGGCGAGGTTCCTAGACACTAAACATGACGGCCACTATAAAGTTTACAACTTGTGCAGTAAGTCAGCACTCCCCTGTGtcacatgcactgcactccttGTCATAGCTCATGAAACCCGTGTCCCTGTTGTCTTTCGTTTCCAGGCGAGAAAGGCTACGACCCCCAGTTCTTCCACTACAGGGTTGAGCGAGTGTTCATTGACGACCACAACGTCCCCTCCTTGGAGTGAGTCACTTTTCCTGTTGCGCCGTTTTAGTTTCAACTCTTATCTGTACCCTGTAATCACACTGACTCTAGAGTTCAGCTGCACAAGAGGGTGTTTGATATTCTAGTACTGGTATCAATGCAAAAGGTTTTTATTGTTGACACAACCATAATGCCTGTGTTATGAGCTCATACAGTAGCATGGTATATTGCAAACCACAGTTACAGGTCGTACAATATTTGCCAGCTTATCTACATTTCCTGATCATTGTGTGTTCTGTCTGTCATAGGGACATGCTGAAATACACAGCAAGTGTGAGGGAGTGGATGTCCGCTGATCCCAAAAACATCATTGCCATTCACTGTAAAGGAGGGAAAGGTGAAGTACTTGTTCTATTATTATTTAGTGAATTATTTCAGTTCATCAGGGCCATTAGGGTCAGTGTAGTAGAGTTGAAGCTTTCACTCTTAGTTAACCCTTTAAGCTCACGTTTGATTTGATTATGCTGGTTGTCCTCTCGACAGGACGCACAGGTACCATGGTGTGCACCTGGTTTATCGACAGTGACCAGTTTGAGAGTGCACAGGTACGTCTCTTTAGGTTTTTGTTAAGTTAAGGTAAGGGTGAATACATGAGCAAAACACtaaagatgtcttttttttcttttctttacctcACCAGGACAGTCTGGAGTATTTTGGTGAGAGGAGGACGGACAAGAGTCAGAGCTCTAAGTTTCAGGGAGTGGAAACTCCTTCTCAGGTAAGAACAAACCACACAGGGGCCAAGTTCACTAGGACTGCTTTGGGATCAGGGATTAAGTAGTTTAAGACTTATTTGTGTGGAACTGCAAACAATGACCATGACTGGCGCCTCCTAGTGGTAGTATTAAATAAATTACACTGGCATAATGGGGTAAAGCAAGACACAGAGGACACATTTATTTTCGACTCTTTCCCCTAGTTGCTTATAATTAAGCAATATCAATCGAGAGGGTGTGAAATTCTGCTTAATATCagctgtgctgtgattggtcaTAGTGGCAGGGCTGCTGGGTGAGATGATACGACCAGCATATAAAAGAAAACGtccccaaagaaaaaaaaaatcaatc carries:
- the tpte gene encoding putative tyrosine-protein phosphatase TPTE, with protein sequence MSSVHFNPGSDAGINGNIAKMEDAKVEIDDGKDESVLPDTMYHNMRQKISPLVMSFGFRVFGVILIIVDFVLVIVDLSLPAKSRDVGNAIEAVSLTISFFFLADVLLRIYVQGFKVYFSSKMNIVDACVVVITLVVTMIYTFSDLSGASLIPRVVTFLRFLRIIILVRVFRLAAQRKELEKVTRRMVSENKRRYQKDGFDLDLTYVTDRVIAMSFPSSGKQSFYRNPIKEVARFLDTKHDGHYKVYNLCSEKGYDPQFFHYRVERVFIDDHNVPSLEDMLKYTASVREWMSADPKNIIAIHCKGGKGRTGTMVCTWFIDSDQFESAQDSLEYFGERRTDKSQSSKFQGVETPSQSRYVGYYEIMKTNFNRQLPPPKSLRIKSIRIHSIAGVGKGDGSDLKVKIIVKKELVFQCVCAKQENCSLFPDVGNNAAVISLQNGPVVEGDVKVMFESSAGLPKGYEDVPFYFWFNTSFIEEDKLHLPREELDNPHKPKTWNLYKEDFGVTMFFSEP